One window from the genome of Bacteroidota bacterium encodes:
- a CDS encoding DUF2384 domain-containing protein, giving the protein MKASSGKKFVPMIEQPVNAGTRSMLDCLETSKNESKKLFTALKEISNLSDIEISSILDISHAKFRTYKSFKKILSWRLTEHAIALYVLFRQGKMVFGTDKEFTKWLNQQNFYFDGNAPIKYLQIISGIEFLDDRLTAMEFGDNV; this is encoded by the coding sequence ATGAAAGCTTCATCCGGTAAAAAATTTGTTCCAATGATTGAGCAACCTGTTAATGCCGGAACAAGAAGCATGTTAGATTGCTTAGAGACGAGTAAGAATGAATCGAAAAAACTTTTTACAGCATTAAAGGAAATTTCCAATTTAAGCGATATTGAAATCTCGAGTATTCTTGACATTAGTCATGCAAAATTTAGGACATACAAATCCTTTAAGAAAATTTTGTCATGGCGATTGACTGAACATGCAATTGCTTTATATGTTTTGTTTAGACAAGGAAAAATGGTTTTTGGTACGGACAAAGAATTTACTAAATGGTTGAATCAGCAAAATTTTTATTTTGATGGGAATGCTCCAATTAAGTACTTGCAAATTATTAGTGGAATTGAATTTCTTGATGACCGACTAACCGCAATGGAGTTTGGAGATAATGTATAA
- a CDS encoding DUF3037 domain-containing protein: MQEKYLYEYAVIRVVPKVEREEFVNVGIVLFSKKQNYLKSRCHLDISKLQCFANELDIEQIQSYLHAFEKINNGDDNGGPIAKMDVPSRFRWLTAVRSSVLQTSRPHPGFSLDLDATLQKLFEELVA, translated from the coding sequence ATGCAAGAGAAATACTTATATGAATATGCGGTGATTCGTGTTGTCCCTAAAGTTGAACGCGAAGAATTTGTAAATGTGGGCATTGTTCTGTTTTCTAAAAAACAGAACTATCTCAAATCACGTTGTCATCTTGATATTTCAAAATTGCAATGCTTTGCGAACGAACTGGACATTGAGCAAATTCAAAGTTACTTGCATGCATTCGAAAAAATAAATAACGGCGATGATAATGGCGGACCAATTGCTAAGATGGATGTGCCTTCACGATTCCGTTGGTTGACTGCTGTTCGAAGCTCCGTTTTACAAACGTCGCGACCTCATCCCGGTTTCTCTTTAGATCTGGATGCAACTTTGCAAAAACTATTTGAGGAGTTGGTAGCCTAA
- a CDS encoding lipocalin family protein, with product MKSKILLICLLATVSFAGCKKDEETPTPTPTPSSKKSLLIDKSWKLTAFSVDPAYNYGGTGLVTNLIGYIPPCELNNITVYTTTNTYTTDEGATKCSAGDPQTKESGSWAFNSGETTLTRTPTGGVAKEYPITALSETTLSLTESLTTGGTTYVFTKTYTKQ from the coding sequence ATGAAATCTAAAATCCTTTTGATTTGCCTTTTAGCAACAGTATCATTTGCAGGTTGTAAGAAAGACGAAGAAACTCCTACACCAACTCCTACACCAAGTTCTAAAAAGTCGTTATTGATCGATAAAAGCTGGAAACTTACTGCGTTTTCAGTAGATCCAGCATATAATTATGGCGGTACGGGGTTAGTAACGAATCTTATCGGATACATTCCTCCATGTGAGTTGAATAATATTACTGTATACACTACTACGAATACATATACCACTGATGAAGGTGCAACAAAATGTTCTGCTGGTGATCCTCAAACTAAGGAATCTGGATCTTGGGCATTCAATAGCGGTGAAACAACTTTAACAAGAACTCCTACCGGAGGTGTTGCGAAGGAATATCCGATAACAGCTCTTTCTGAAACAACGTTAAGTCTGACTGAAAGCCTGACTACAGGGGGAACTACTTATGTTTTTACAAAAACATATACAAAACAGTAA
- a CDS encoding lamin tail domain-containing protein, protein MQNLLILIFSLLVTMSNAQLADNFTDGDFTSNPQWQGDSADFIVNSSGMLQLNSAIVGNSTLAVPINMNYNDTLEWRIKTKLDFAPSSGNYCRIYLAADTNNSQSSVSGYFLQLGESLSNDAIELFRQSGTVITSVCRGTDGQIAAAFEIQIRVLRFPSGLWQVFADENLTGNYSQIASGSDPGNPAPDYFFLDCNYTSGNLQRFYFDDVYAGKFIPDDEKPSCTSIEIPTDTTIKLQFSEQIDFASANTFANYNIISIGNPSQLTIDSLNDYSIMLFFPQHFTVGDELNLHLQNLRDAAGNRMNDTSIAFSYHPIGSGMLNDIIISEIYFEMSSLSPLPNAEFIELFNRSDSAINLAGWTISDGSSDAMFPDYLLKPNHYVVVYDLQNDQLFSAIQNRIGVVGFPGLNNDSGDTLTLMNSLQLEIETVPFNDDSYHNNDKNDGGWTTERIDANFTCQDQANWKASENTAHGTPGLANSVAGIHTDYTTPWIDNLYIVDSLSLQIEFSESIFSTIIPSGFIAIDKYNVANDCISVNQITENSFLLEFANQFADGIYHLKINDTLRDCTGNAVDLNIQYRFGKTQPAAIGDVVINEILFDPRDGGEDFVELFNCSSKIIDLNKWIIQEAEADDENSVKDESQLSSDHRILFPGEYLAFTKSVAGVTGFYNCPDLKSIVQLEDIPDFNSDEGRVVLRDGDGNRLDAFRYSDDMHFYLLNSPNGVSLERLNGYFGDPENAQWHSAASTVGFATPGFTNSHWVGENPGSGKIDIVNEVFSPDNNGYEDLLTINFQFEDPGTILSLSIFSKDGSPIRELLVNQTVSGTGQIFWDGFSDAGKLVYPGRYLIWAKAFSLEKGTEVFRSSCVVAVKE, encoded by the coding sequence ATGCAGAACCTCCTCATACTGATTTTTTCTTTGCTGGTTACAATGTCAAATGCTCAGCTCGCCGACAATTTTACCGACGGCGATTTTACTTCAAATCCGCAATGGCAGGGTGATAGTGCAGATTTTATTGTCAATTCCAGCGGCATGCTGCAGTTGAATTCTGCGATTGTAGGTAATTCGACTTTAGCTGTCCCCATTAACATGAATTATAATGACACGCTGGAATGGCGGATCAAAACCAAACTCGATTTCGCTCCTTCTTCCGGTAACTATTGCCGGATCTATTTGGCAGCCGATACGAATAATTCTCAGTCTTCCGTCAGCGGTTATTTTCTTCAATTGGGCGAGTCATTGTCAAATGATGCCATCGAATTGTTCCGACAATCCGGAACTGTGATCACATCTGTTTGCCGTGGAACCGATGGACAGATTGCAGCCGCTTTTGAAATTCAGATCCGGGTTTTGCGATTCCCTTCCGGGTTATGGCAAGTCTTTGCTGATGAAAATCTAACCGGCAATTATTCACAAATAGCGTCAGGATCAGATCCCGGTAATCCCGCTCCAGATTATTTTTTCCTCGATTGTAATTACACTTCCGGAAATCTCCAGCGGTTTTATTTCGATGATGTCTATGCCGGAAAATTTATTCCTGATGATGAAAAGCCGAGTTGTACTTCTATCGAAATTCCAACTGATACTACCATCAAACTGCAGTTCTCAGAGCAGATTGATTTCGCAAGTGCAAATACGTTTGCAAATTATAACATCATTTCAATCGGTAATCCTTCTCAATTGACGATTGATTCACTTAATGATTATTCAATCATGCTTTTCTTCCCGCAGCATTTTACTGTGGGCGATGAACTGAATCTTCATTTGCAAAATCTCCGGGATGCTGCCGGAAATAGAATGAATGATACAAGCATCGCTTTTTCCTATCACCCGATTGGCTCGGGAATGCTGAATGATATTATCATTTCAGAGATCTATTTCGAAATGTCTTCGCTAAGTCCGTTGCCAAATGCAGAATTTATTGAGCTGTTTAATCGATCTGATTCTGCAATCAATCTTGCAGGCTGGACAATTTCTGATGGTTCTTCTGATGCAATGTTTCCGGATTATTTGTTAAAGCCAAACCATTACGTTGTTGTTTATGATTTGCAAAACGATCAGCTTTTTTCGGCAATTCAGAATCGAATTGGTGTCGTAGGTTTTCCCGGATTGAATAACGATTCCGGTGATACCTTGACGTTGATGAATTCGTTGCAACTGGAAATTGAAACCGTTCCTTTTAATGACGACAGCTATCACAATAACGACAAGAATGATGGCGGCTGGACGACAGAACGAATCGACGCAAACTTCACTTGTCAGGATCAGGCGAATTGGAAAGCTTCTGAAAACACGGCACATGGTACACCCGGTCTGGCCAATAGTGTTGCCGGAATTCATACAGATTATACAACACCATGGATAGATAATCTCTACATTGTAGATTCTCTTAGCTTACAAATAGAATTCAGTGAATCTATCTTTTCTACTATCATTCCATCAGGATTTATAGCTATTGACAAGTATAATGTCGCGAATGATTGTATTTCCGTAAATCAGATCACGGAAAATTCTTTTCTGCTGGAGTTTGCAAATCAATTTGCCGATGGAATTTATCATTTGAAAATTAACGATACGCTCCGCGATTGTACCGGCAATGCAGTTGATCTTAATATTCAATATCGCTTCGGAAAAACACAACCTGCAGCAATAGGTGATGTTGTGATCAACGAGATTTTATTTGATCCGCGAGATGGCGGCGAAGATTTTGTCGAACTGTTCAACTGTTCTTCGAAGATCATTGACCTCAACAAATGGATCATTCAGGAAGCAGAAGCTGATGATGAAAACTCCGTCAAGGATGAATCACAATTGAGTTCCGATCACCGGATATTATTCCCGGGAGAATATTTGGCGTTTACTAAATCAGTGGCCGGTGTCACCGGATTTTACAATTGTCCGGATTTAAAATCCATTGTCCAACTGGAAGACATTCCTGATTTTAATTCTGATGAAGGTCGTGTCGTTCTTCGGGATGGTGACGGCAACCGACTCGATGCATTCAGGTATTCCGACGACATGCATTTCTATCTTCTGAATTCTCCAAACGGTGTTTCGCTGGAACGATTAAATGGTTATTTCGGTGATCCGGAAAATGCACAATGGCATTCGGCAGCTTCGACTGTCGGGTTTGCTACACCGGGTTTTACGAATTCGCATTGGGTTGGTGAAAATCCGGGCTCAGGAAAAATTGACATTGTTAATGAAGTCTTTTCTCCCGATAACAATGGTTATGAAGATCTGCTCACCATCAATTTTCAATTTGAAGATCCGGGTACAATTCTGAGTCTGTCGATTTTTTCGAAAGATGGGTCACCCATTCGCGAACTGCTGGTCAATCAAACTGTCTCAGGAACCGGACAAATCTTCTGGGATGGATTTTCTGATGCAGGAAAACTTGTTTATCCGGGGAGGTATTTAATTTGGGCAAAAGCATTTAGTCTGGAAAAGGGGACAGAGGTTTTTAGGAGTTCGTGTGTGGTGGCAGTAAAGGAATAA
- a CDS encoding aminotransferase class I and II, translating into MMPLREGGSLPALAEADDDFKYVLKFKGAGHGVKALIAELLGGEIARVLKLRVPELVFANIDEAFGQTEGDEEIQDLLKASKGLNLALHFLSGALTFDPVVTTVDTKLASQIVWLDAYITNVDRTFRNTNMLMWHKDLWLIDHGASFYFHHTWTNWEKHARSNFELIKDHVLLSQAGELDMVDKEFKMILSDEILREITDLIPDEWLQWQDTNESPAEIRNTYFKFLTIRRDNSELFIKAAKDAREILI; encoded by the coding sequence ATGATGCCTCTTCGAGAAGGTGGTTCCTTGCCGGCATTGGCGGAGGCTGATGATGATTTCAAATATGTACTCAAATTCAAAGGCGCCGGTCATGGCGTAAAAGCATTGATCGCTGAATTGCTGGGTGGTGAAATTGCACGTGTACTTAAACTTCGTGTTCCGGAATTAGTGTTTGCAAATATTGATGAAGCTTTCGGACAAACAGAAGGGGATGAAGAAATTCAGGATCTTCTCAAAGCAAGTAAGGGATTAAATCTTGCTTTGCATTTTTTATCAGGTGCACTGACCTTCGATCCGGTCGTGACAACAGTTGATACAAAACTTGCATCGCAAATTGTCTGGCTCGATGCATACATTACAAATGTCGACCGGACTTTCAGAAATACAAACATGCTGATGTGGCACAAAGACCTTTGGTTGATCGATCATGGTGCTTCTTTTTATTTTCATCATACATGGACCAACTGGGAGAAGCATGCACGGAGTAATTTTGAACTGATCAAAGATCATGTTTTACTTTCTCAGGCAGGAGAACTGGATATGGTCGACAAAGAATTCAAGATGATTCTTTCAGATGAGATCCTGAGAGAAATTACTGATCTTATTCCTGATGAATGGTTACAATGGCAAGACACAAATGAATCACCTGCAGAAATAAGAAACACTTATTTTAAATTTCTGACCATTCGCAGAGATAATTCCGAACTATTTATAAAAGCCGCAAAAGATGCAAGAGAAATACTTATATGA
- a CDS encoding RidA family protein, whose amino-acid sequence MSDQINSSKAPEPVGLYPHARRAGNLLFLSGVGPRERGTKKIPGVELDANNNIISYDIAAQCHSVFKNVKYILEDAGSSWEEIIDVTVYLTNMKDDFPIYNKLWAEYFQNNPPCRTTLEINCLPTPIGIELKVIALVK is encoded by the coding sequence ATGTCTGATCAGATCAATTCTTCAAAAGCTCCGGAACCGGTTGGATTATATCCGCACGCCCGTCGGGCCGGAAATTTACTTTTTTTATCCGGTGTCGGTCCAAGAGAACGCGGGACAAAAAAAATTCCGGGTGTGGAGCTTGATGCAAACAATAATATCATCAGTTACGATATTGCCGCGCAATGTCATTCTGTTTTTAAAAATGTAAAATACATTTTAGAAGATGCAGGAAGTTCATGGGAAGAAATTATTGATGTGACAGTTTATCTGACGAATATGAAAGATGATTTTCCAATTTACAATAAACTATGGGCTGAGTATTTTCAAAACAATCCTCCATGCAGGACTACTCTGGAGATCAATTGCCTGCCGACACCGATTGGAATTGAGTTGAAGGTGATTGCTTTGGTTAAGTAA
- a CDS encoding T9SS type A sorting domain-containing protein produces MKKLLLFSAILLLSVQSFGQGFQYVGISPTQPTESDTVSVIGSYIFTSGPCDLVNQNFTMSGNNITTNHYHCPGMLTVICPGIDTLPIGVLSAGTYNVTANLFQGTFDSIGNCAEFIKIDSTDFVFIVSVGTGIDQILKANPTVFLNKETISISNLYSTYEFVLYDVRGKQIISRNVSSTENNFSISVEPGVYFYSLRKEGKQEFTGKLVVGK; encoded by the coding sequence ATGAAAAAACTACTTCTCTTCTCCGCAATTTTATTATTAAGCGTGCAATCATTCGGACAAGGTTTTCAATACGTTGGAATCAGTCCAACCCAACCTACAGAATCGGACACCGTATCAGTGATTGGAAGTTACATTTTTACCAGTGGTCCCTGCGATCTTGTAAATCAAAATTTTACTATGTCGGGAAACAATATCACAACCAATCATTATCATTGTCCGGGAATGCTCACTGTGATTTGCCCCGGAATAGATACTTTGCCAATTGGAGTACTATCAGCAGGTACGTATAATGTTACTGCAAATCTTTTTCAAGGTACTTTTGATTCTATCGGAAATTGTGCCGAATTTATTAAAATTGATTCCACTGATTTTGTATTTATCGTATCAGTGGGAACAGGTATTGACCAGATCTTAAAAGCAAATCCAACAGTCTTCCTCAATAAAGAAACTATTTCTATCTCTAATCTCTATTCAACTTATGAGTTTGTTCTTTATGATGTAAGAGGTAAGCAAATCATTTCAAGAAATGTTTCTTCAACCGAAAACAATTTCTCAATTTCAGTAGAGCCCGGTGTTTATTTTTATTCACTCAGAAAAGAAGGCAAACAGGAATTTACAGGGAAGTTGGTTGTAGGGAAATAA
- a CDS encoding aspartate-semialdehyde dehydrogenase, which produces MKVAVVGATGMVGQVMLKVLEERDFPVDELIPVGSDKSIGKEIFFRGKPYKCVSMADAVSMKADIAIFSAGGSPSLEWAPKFAAAGTTVIDNSSAWRMDATKKLVVPEINAHVLTKEDKIIANPNCSTIQMVMVLNPLHKKYNIKRVVVSTYQSVSGTGKKAVDQMLNERNGVKGEMAYKYQIDMNVLPQIDVFLDNGYTKEEMKMLNETRKIMGDDSIRLTATTVRVPVKGGHSEAVNVEFTNDFTVEDIRSILKDTKGVILQDDVSNQQYPMPLFAEGKDDVFVGRIRRDESQANTVNMWIVADNLRKGAATNAVQIAEYLVKNKLV; this is translated from the coding sequence ATGAAAGTAGCAGTAGTCGGTGCAACCGGAATGGTTGGACAAGTAATGTTGAAAGTTTTGGAAGAACGCGATTTTCCTGTCGACGAATTGATCCCTGTCGGTTCTGACAAATCGATCGGCAAAGAAATTTTCTTCCGAGGCAAACCGTACAAATGTGTTTCAATGGCTGATGCTGTATCGATGAAAGCAGACATTGCTATCTTCTCTGCCGGTGGTAGCCCTTCATTGGAATGGGCACCAAAATTTGCAGCCGCAGGAACAACTGTCATCGATAATTCCTCCGCATGGAGAATGGATGCAACAAAAAAACTGGTTGTACCGGAGATCAATGCACATGTGTTGACGAAAGAAGACAAGATCATTGCCAATCCGAATTGCTCGACGATTCAAATGGTAATGGTGCTGAATCCGCTGCACAAAAAATATAACATCAAGCGTGTTGTTGTTTCAACCTATCAGTCTGTTTCCGGTACAGGAAAAAAAGCAGTTGATCAGATGCTGAATGAACGTAATGGCGTGAAAGGTGAAATGGCATATAAATATCAGATCGACATGAATGTTTTACCGCAGATCGATGTGTTTCTCGACAATGGCTACACAAAAGAAGAAATGAAAATGCTGAACGAGACGCGCAAGATCATGGGTGATGATTCAATTCGTCTGACTGCAACAACAGTTCGTGTTCCCGTCAAAGGCGGACATAGTGAAGCAGTGAATGTAGAGTTCACAAATGATTTTACAGTTGAAGATATCCGTTCGATATTGAAAGACACAAAAGGTGTGATCTTACAGGATGATGTTTCCAATCAGCAATATCCGATGCCACTTTTTGCAGAGGGAAAAGACGATGTCTTCGTAGGAAGAATCCGTCGTGACGAATCGCAAGCGAACACAGTGAACATGTGGATCGTTGCAGATAATTTGCGCAAGGGTGCGGCTACGAATGCTGTGCAGATTGCGGAGTATCTGGTGAAGAATAAATTGGTCTGA
- a CDS encoding T9SS type A sorting domain-containing protein: MRNISFIRITVVFILFSEIIIGQITRRVLFLGNSYTSVNNLPQLISDVALSAGDTLMFDSNTPGGYQLLDHNTDSVTRSKIMAGGWQYVVMQGQSQEPVLEHNRFLSGGKDLEKLIKQYNPCAVPLTYMTWGRKNGDSANCMYYPLVCTYDGMDTTIRRAYMYLSKNLNCEVSPVSTVWRYLRYNFPQIELYQSDESHPSAAGSYAAACCFYTAIFKKDPSLITYNFSLSQSEAAIIRNAAKLIVYDSLSFYDFKKPPLAQIGTQVGAGYNELNFYSRAQGINQNYLWDLGDGTIDSLGYSYHGYLSDGSYYVTLTTNTCDLQGLHTSFADTIVQFCSHDPSVFTENPWLCYNDTIYTSVADSYQWFAYDDSLPETGQFLPDYRRYAVSGFSVVTTLNGCSERSRSYSEAPFWTGYYFDAIGDPCDGDTVVFSVLHINGSLTGTENILWYKNDTLLQSITNEDTLLIYSSGKYECRVINPLSECPVDTTSQVLFYDCGLISVNEINHDPEYRLYPNPATTFVKIDSGNQPFSDHLDILNFTGAIVKTIECSNDIPLDISELSEGIYFFRFGKNRTKVYKLIVQ, translated from the coding sequence ATGAGAAATATTTCATTCATCCGGATTACGGTCGTCTTTATTTTATTTTCAGAAATAATTATAGGCCAAATTACTCGACGCGTATTATTTTTAGGAAACAGTTATACTTCCGTTAATAATCTTCCTCAACTGATCAGCGACGTGGCGTTGTCTGCGGGCGATACATTAATGTTTGACAGTAATACTCCCGGTGGATATCAGCTTCTCGATCACAACACAGATTCCGTTACACGTAGCAAGATCATGGCGGGTGGATGGCAGTATGTTGTGATGCAAGGGCAAAGCCAGGAACCGGTACTTGAACATAATCGGTTTTTAAGCGGAGGAAAAGATCTTGAAAAATTAATTAAACAGTACAATCCATGTGCTGTTCCATTAACATACATGACCTGGGGAAGAAAAAATGGTGACTCAGCAAATTGTATGTATTATCCTCTTGTTTGTACTTATGATGGCATGGACACAACCATCAGGCGCGCTTATATGTATCTATCTAAAAATCTCAACTGTGAAGTGTCGCCTGTATCTACAGTCTGGAGATACCTTCGTTATAATTTTCCACAGATTGAATTGTATCAGTCTGATGAGAGTCATCCATCAGCTGCCGGTTCCTATGCAGCCGCCTGTTGTTTTTATACTGCCATTTTCAAAAAAGATCCATCATTGATCACATATAATTTCAGTCTCTCTCAGTCTGAAGCTGCAATAATTCGCAATGCAGCAAAACTGATCGTATATGATAGTTTGTCATTTTACGATTTTAAAAAACCTCCGCTTGCTCAGATTGGTACTCAGGTTGGAGCAGGATACAATGAATTGAATTTTTATTCCCGGGCTCAGGGAATTAATCAAAACTATTTGTGGGATCTTGGCGATGGTACTATTGATAGTCTGGGTTACAGCTATCACGGCTATTTGAGCGATGGATCTTACTACGTTACTCTGACAACCAATACGTGCGACCTGCAGGGACTACACACAAGTTTTGCTGATACAATTGTTCAGTTTTGCAGTCATGATCCATCTGTTTTTACAGAAAATCCATGGCTGTGCTACAATGATACAATTTACACTTCTGTTGCAGATTCATATCAATGGTTTGCTTATGATGATTCATTACCTGAAACCGGGCAGTTTCTTCCAGACTACAGGCGTTATGCTGTTTCGGGATTTTCTGTTGTAACAACTTTGAACGGATGTTCTGAAAGATCCCGCAGTTATTCTGAGGCACCGTTCTGGACAGGATATTATTTTGATGCAATCGGAGATCCTTGTGATGGAGATACAGTTGTGTTTTCAGTTTTACACATTAACGGAAGCCTTACAGGAACAGAAAACATTTTATGGTACAAAAATGACACATTACTACAATCGATAACTAATGAAGATACCCTTCTGATTTATTCTTCCGGCAAGTACGAATGCAGGGTCATTAATCCGCTTTCTGAATGCCCTGTAGATACAACATCACAGGTCTTATTCTATGATTGTGGATTGATCTCTGTCAATGAAATAAACCATGACCCTGAATACCGTTTGTACCCAAATCCTGCCACAACATTTGTCAAAATTGACAGCGGAAACCAGCCCTTCTCGGATCATCTGGATATACTAAACTTCACAGGAGCAATTGTGAAAACGATTGAGTGTTCAAACGACATACCACTGGACATTTCAGAATTATCTGAGGGAATTTATTTTTTCCGTTTCGGAAAAAACAGGACAAAAGTTTATAAGTTAATTGTTCAGTAA